From Deinococcus aquaticus, one genomic window encodes:
- a CDS encoding MliC family protein, with the protein MNLRLWWAGVVAGSVVMGSVAGAATPPVQVNYRVFQYTCDAGKKLSVYYVQFGQDPLFAMLDWNGQRHGLAQAISASGARYASLSGPAGARGGLQWWEHQGVATLSTFTGNSTTTTKTLLTGCKTPGR; encoded by the coding sequence ATGAACCTTCGTTTGTGGTGGGCTGGTGTGGTGGCAGGCAGCGTCGTGATGGGGTCGGTGGCGGGGGCCGCCACGCCGCCCGTTCAGGTGAACTACCGCGTGTTCCAGTACACCTGCGACGCCGGCAAGAAGCTGAGCGTGTACTACGTGCAGTTCGGCCAGGACCCCCTGTTCGCCATGCTCGACTGGAACGGGCAGCGGCACGGGCTGGCGCAGGCGATCAGCGCGAGCGGCGCGCGCTACGCCAGCCTCAGCGGCCCGGCGGGCGCACGCGGTGGGCTGCAGTGGTGGGAGCATCAGGGCGTGGCGACCCTGAGTACCTTCACCGGCAACAGCACCACGACCACGAAAACGCTACTGACCGGCTGTAAGACCCCGGGCCGCTGA
- a CDS encoding DUF1345 domain-containing protein: protein MPRDCKPRPHAATRLLIGLAAALIVTLLTPREWLPEARTLTAWVTFCVTVMAQLWPVMMTAGPERTRQLATREDDTRAVAATITTFTAIISLVGVIFLLSAAHDQRGLPEILLTVLAVLTVAASWLLVQTEYTLHYARNYYRNGRGVQFLHGDTTLQEPTYWDFAYLSVTIGMTYQVSDTNLNTRSMRRLLLGHALLSFVFGTVIIAVTINGVAGLIQ, encoded by the coding sequence ATGCCACGCGACTGCAAGCCGCGCCCACACGCCGCCACGCGGCTGCTGATCGGCCTCGCCGCCGCTCTCATCGTCACCCTGCTCACCCCGCGCGAGTGGCTGCCGGAAGCCCGCACACTGACCGCCTGGGTCACCTTCTGCGTGACCGTGATGGCGCAGCTGTGGCCCGTCATGATGACGGCCGGACCCGAACGCACCCGCCAGCTCGCCACCCGCGAGGACGACACCCGCGCCGTCGCCGCGACCATCACCACCTTCACCGCCATCATCAGTCTGGTCGGCGTGATCTTCCTGCTGTCGGCCGCGCACGACCAGCGCGGTCTCCCGGAAATCCTCCTCACGGTCCTCGCGGTCCTGACGGTCGCCGCCTCGTGGCTGCTCGTTCAGACCGAGTACACCCTTCATTACGCCCGGAACTACTACCGTAACGGCCGCGGCGTCCAGTTCCTGCATGGCGACACGACCCTTCAGGAACCCACCTACTGGGACTTCGCGTACCTCAGCGTCACCATCGGCATGACGTATCAGGTCAGCGACACCAACCTCAACACCCGCAGCATGCGCCGGCTTCTGCTCGGGCACGCCCTGCTGTCCTTCGTGTTCGGCACCGTCATCATTGCCGTCACCATCAACGGCGTGGCCGGACTGATCCAGTAA
- a CDS encoding FAD binding domain-containing protein yields MYPASFDYQKADSVDQAIAALAANPDLKLIAGGHSLLPAMKLRLAQPPALLDIWGIQEMKGITRDGDWYVVGAMTTHAEVLRSDLPLFPEVASWVGDPMVRNRGTIGGSLAHADPSADYPAAALALGVEFVIRGPGGERTVHADDMFVGMFESAVQPGELLTHIRVPATIQASAYEKFRHPASHYAIVGLAVARHASGEVRAAYTGAAERAHRLPALEDAVKGGNTAPTGLVEAGDLLGDRFASAEYRAHLVDILAARALVRLG; encoded by the coding sequence TCGCCGCGCTCGCCGCGAACCCCGACCTGAAACTCATTGCCGGCGGGCACAGCCTGCTGCCCGCCATGAAACTCAGGCTGGCGCAGCCGCCCGCCCTGCTGGACATCTGGGGCATCCAGGAAATGAAAGGGATTACCCGCGACGGCGACTGGTACGTGGTGGGCGCCATGACCACCCACGCCGAGGTGCTGCGCAGCGACCTCCCCCTGTTCCCCGAGGTGGCCAGCTGGGTCGGTGACCCCATGGTCCGCAACCGCGGCACCATCGGCGGGTCCCTGGCCCACGCCGACCCCAGCGCCGACTACCCCGCCGCCGCCCTGGCCCTGGGCGTGGAATTCGTCATCCGTGGCCCCGGCGGCGAGCGCACCGTCCACGCCGACGACATGTTCGTCGGGATGTTCGAAAGTGCCGTGCAGCCCGGCGAACTCCTCACGCACATCCGCGTTCCCGCCACCATCCAGGCCAGCGCCTACGAGAAGTTCCGGCACCCCGCCAGTCACTACGCCATCGTCGGTCTGGCCGTTGCCCGGCACGCCAGCGGCGAGGTCCGCGCCGCGTACACCGGCGCGGCCGAACGCGCCCACCGCCTCCCTGCTCTGGAAGACGCCGTGAAGGGCGGCAACACGGCCCCCACCGGCCTCGTCGAGGCGGGCGACCTGCTCGGCGACCGCTTCGCCAGCGCCGAGTACCGCGCGCACCTCGTGGACATCCTCGCCGCCCGCGCCCTGGTTCGCCTCGGCTGA